In one window of Helianthus annuus cultivar XRQ/B chromosome 17, HanXRQr2.0-SUNRISE, whole genome shotgun sequence DNA:
- the LOC110921282 gene encoding putative leucine-rich repeat-containing protein DDB_G0290503 — MSLKGDRITDYRSESSSMTAEELVLKLRSSFFPLEFQYVAKTLNDREEQLKQMNVELKTKAEEEKCVLVMENVKLKDEIHAIKKVNGENEVKFRVLKCELEKTQSDFGENEEKIRVLDDELKMKQDELEVMKTVNCEYEGKIRVLGDELEKKQSEIEAVRKANGEYDILFRGLNDELKKQLNEIDAVMKVNGEYEKKFRVLDDDLKKKENEIEAMRKVNDEYEGKIEGLSDELKKKQNELDAMSKANVEYERKFTGLNSELKKMKNKFDAIRKTNDGYVMKFRGLNDEVKKHQNEIDATRKTNNEYEIKFKGLNDELKKKQDEIDVMRKAKNEYEGKFNGLNDKLKKQQNEIDAMKKVIDEYKSKCRVNEKRPLEFDALVFGSEKIAKKSMASRNKQKDRAVPKWHEIIQIDDDDDDDLKFFSANKRRRVSDETKTKPTFSSLLFNKCRNKSDSFRPNLRSQEQRPDD; from the exons ATGAGCTTAAAAGGTGACCGGATCACCGATTACCGGTCGGAATCTTCATCTATGACGGCGGAGGAGCTCGTGTTGAAGCTCCGATCATCGTTTTTTCCACTGGAGTTTCAGTACGTTGCGAAAACGTTAAACGATCGTGAAGAACAGTTGAAACAGATGAATGTTGAATTGAAAACGAAGGCTGAAGAGGAGAAATGTGTGCTGGTGATGGAGAATGTTAAGTTAAAGGATGAGATTCATGCGATTAAGAAGGTGAATGGTGAGAATGAAGTGAAATTTAGGGTTTTAAAGTGTGAATTGGAGAAGACACAGAGTGATTTTGGTGAGAATGAGgagaaaattagggttttagatGATGAGTTGAAGATGAAACAGGATGAGTTGGAGGTGATGAAGACGGTGAATTGTGAGTATGAGgggaaaattagggttttaggtGATGAGTTGGAGAAGAAACAAAGCGAGATTGAAGCAGTGAGAAAGGCGAACGGTGAGTATGATATATTATTTAGGGGTTTAAATGATGAGTTAAAAAAGCAACTAAATGAGATTGATGCAGTGATGAAGGTGAATGGTGAGTATGAGAAGAAATTTAGGGTTTTAGACGATGATTtgaagaagaaagagaatgagATTGAGGCGATGAGGAAGGTGAATGATGAGTATGAGGGAAAAATTGAGGGTTTAAGTGATGAGTTGAAGAAGAAACAAAATGAGTTGGATGCGATGAGTAAGGCGAATGTTGAGTATGAGAGGAAGTTTACGGGTTTAAATAGTGAGTTAAAGAAGATGAAAAACAAGTTTGATGCGATAAGGAAGACGAATGACGGGTATGTGATGAAATTTAGGGGTTTAAATGATGAAGTGAAGAAGCACCAAAACGAGATTGATGCAACGAGGAAGACAAATAATGAGTATGAGATAAAATTCAAGGGTCTAAATGATGAGCTGAAGAAGAAACAAGATGAGATTGATGTGATGAGGAAGGCGAAGAATGAGTATGAAGGAAAATTTAACGGTTTGAATGATAAGTTGAAGAAGCAACAAAACGAGATTGACGCGATGAAGAAGGTGATCGATGAGTACAAGAGCAAATGTAGGGTTAATGAGAAGCGGCCTTTGGAATTTGATGCTTTGGTTTTCGGTTCAGAGAAAATTGCTAAGAAATCGATGGCTTCAAGGAACAAACAAAAAGACCGTGCTG TACCCAAGTGGCATGAGATTATTCAGATTGATGACGATGACGACGACGATCTAAAGTTTTTCTCAGCAAATAAAAGAAGACGGGTTTCTGATGAAACCAAAACCAAGCCGACGTTCTCATCGCTGCTTTTTAACAAATGCCGAAATAAAAGTGACTCTTTCCGCCCGAATTTAAGAAGTCAGGAACAAAGGCCTGATGATTAG
- the LOC110921392 gene encoding uncharacterized protein LOC110921392 — MGFKNDNPTVEDLILQLQSSFFSAEFQQVAKTLTEREEHIKDEYLKLNKKVEEEKDAIFKENLKLHDQLKKKEEEIGAMKKLIDEYERKVRVYENRFDDKGLGLEKKAKESMGSSLNLAESCRPPGFTTKEGSKRKLEVKSHEIINIDDDDDQGKRVTDEVKREYKYNTYDDDLQVISSAKRRRAASEIKTTPGSKETKKITKKIELDSPEEPDSGSDTEKINKAYMSSISKVKKHNEEWELESDMVKDLEKDDELCLNGVCALHRQRIIVHGADTDRLSTLGRKLIDGDSQNKLKKKASELNQYDLKDCRMFAKKYSLQLFNIYQDKSDPFFPTSRSQEKRSDV; from the exons ATGGGGTTCAAAAATGATAATCCAACGGTTGAAGATCTCATTCTTCAACTCCAATCATCATTCTTTTCAGCAGAGTTTCAACAAGTTGCCAAAACACTTACAGAACGCGAAGAACACATTAAAGATGAGTATTTGAAGCTGAACAAGAAGGTTGAAGAGGAAAAAGATGCAATCTTTAAGGAGAATCTGAAGCTTCATGATCAgttgaagaagaaagaagaagagattGGTGCAATGAAGAAGCTGATTGATGAGTATGAGAGAAAAGTTAGGGTTTATGAGAACAGATTTGATGATAAGGGTTTGGGTTTAGAGAAAAAAGCTAAAGAATCAATGGGTTCTTCTTTGAATCTTGCTG AAAGCTGTAGACCACCAGGGTTCACTACAAAGGAAGGCTCCAAGAGAAAATTAGAAGTCAAATCGCATGAGATCATTAATATCGATGACGATGATGATCAAGGAAAACGGGTTACAGATGAAGTCAAGAGAGAATATAAATATAACACTTATGACGACGATCTACAGGTCATCTCTTCAGCTAAAAGAAGGCGGGCTGCAAGCGAAATTAAAACAACACCGGGTTCTAAGGAAACTAAAAAAATCACTAAAAAAATCGAGTTAGATAGCCCTGAAGAACCTGATTCGGGCTCCGACACAGAGAAAATTAATAAAGCATACATGTCCTCCATTTCTAAAGTGAAGAAACATAACGAAGAATGGGAATTGGAGTCCGATATGGTGAAAGATTTGGAAAAAGATGATGAACTTTGCTTAAATGGTGTCTGCGCTCTACACCGACAAAGAATCATAGTTCATGGAGCTGATACAGATCG ATTATCCACTCTGGGGCGTAAGCTTATCGACGGGGATTCACAAAACAAGCTAAAGAAAAAAGCTTCGGAGTTGAATCAATATGATCTTAAGGATTGTCGAATGTTTGCGAAGAAGTACTCGCTGCAGCTTTTTAACATATATCAAGATAAAAGCGACCCTTTCTTCCCTACTTCAAGGAGTCAAGAAAAACGGTCAGATGTTTAG